The DNA region ATACTCGTTTTtagaagataatataaattatattttgtgattttatctaaaaatttaagttattaatttgagattgttttttgaTATGGTAGTAAAGCCTTAATAATCATGTGGTCACGAATTTGAAtctcattatatttatttgataaaaattaagtataaaataacataaacttgTATAGGTTCCAAGTTTAGAgaactttcatttaaaaaaatatattaaaaaataatataaattatattttaaaaaatttatttgagataatttttgaCTAGCATATATGCTTACCTAATTTTCTGTAAGAAAAATGTTTGTGCATCGGAAATAAAATTCGATTCAAACATTCTTTGTGATTggtctttttgaaaaatatacttACCAGTtttgtcttctccttctttttatGCGCGCGCGCGCGTATTCGTTTCACCCTTCAGAAGCCATTCATCATGACAACATCGATCAGTGTCAATGGGAATGCACAATCCATTGCAGAGCAAAGAATCTAGCATGGCCTTAACTAAGGAGAGCGATGGAGTCAAAGGGGAAATAAAAGCATGACAGTATATGGATCCCATGGCGAATTACTGTGGTTATGCGTTCATATTTGATGTAGATGATAAAAAGCGAAAACAGGTGCCTTTCTTTTCACAGTGACATCACCATTACTGGAATCACTTCACTCGCTTTATATGGAATAACACCCAAGGAGTCCACATGAACCATTAGAAGCTTGTGGCACAGGCTTTTAAAGAGTAGTTGACTTCTTCAAGACTTTGATTAACACGCATAACTCCTATAAATCCTCCCGGGAAGAAGCAGAAAAATCATAACAGATCATGTTGGGTAGCCTTGGAGAGGAAGAGCTCGATCAAATGATCAGAGACTACATTGAATCAGATCAATCAACCTCACCAGCTCCAGTGTCAAAACCTGCCCCCAAAAAATCTCAATCAATCTTGCAGGTTTTCTTTCTATAACCTTCTCGTTGTTCTTATCTGCAAAATTATTGCATTTCCGTGTTCTCGCTGGTGTTAAAATTCTCAATGTCTGATTTTAGCTATTATATACACGCTTGATTTTTATCAGGATATTCTCTTGGAGGCAACAGATATTGAGACTCAGCTTCTTGACAAGGTCTTGATGTATGTTAGAGGTATGAGAGAACCCAATAGTCTCAAAGAATGGGTGGTCATGAGGTTGCAAATGGATGGTTATGAAGCTTCTCTATGTAAAACCTCCTGGGTttactcttttggccacaaagGTACATTTCTTTgctctaattaaattaacacaCAGAATGACTggtgaattttgttattattttaactcttaaaaaatCTGTCTGGGGTTTCAGTTATCCAGTTTACAGGAGATTACGACTACATAGATGTAATGATCATGAACCAGAACTCAAGCTACAAGACAACAAGGCTGATAGTAGACATGGATTTAAGGTCGCAGTTTGAGTTGGCAAGGCCTACACAAACATACAAAGAGCTCATTAACGCTCTTCCTGCAGTCTTTGTTGGCTCTGAAGAGAGGCTTGACAAGATAATCTCTCTTTTATGCTCAGCTGCCAAAGCATCGCTCAAAGAAAATGATCTCCATATTCCTCCATGGAGGAAAGCAGAGTACATGCAGTCAAAATGGTTCTCAAAGAACTGCAACAAAGTCTCAGTCATGCTCAACCCTGAACTGGGCTCGGATGCAGGTGAAGAGAAAAACAGCGCTACATGTTGTCCCTCCATCTTTTAGCAGAGGAGCAACAActtaaagcaaattaaaaaaagcctagagaagaaagaaatcagTTCTGGTGCATGGTGGGTTCTGCCTTGGTTCGAGCCAGTTGTGCTAAACCTCTAGAACATGTTAATCTGGAGTTTTTTTCTCGTTCTATCTTctagaaaatttcaaaatttaaatctgGGTCAGTTTTTTGAGGCAGACCTGAGTTCTGGATTTTTGTACGTTTCTGGGGACCATATTACTATAAAGTGCTTGTCTTCTTCGATTACGAGCCTTGCCAATTTTGTAGGAAGAAGGGGATCATGAACTGGAGCAAATATTGCAAGCCACGCGATCTGCAATTTTGCTATAAATGTTATTATGGGTGAGATTTATGGAaccctcaactttttttattgagcTTTTATGACACTGTTACCGCCTGTCTTCCTTTATTGATCAACCACACAAGCTTTCTTCCATTTCTGGAGCGCTGGTGCTAATTACTTGATAGAGAACCAAGCAAATTTCTAGTATATTTTATTGGAAACAGTACTTGTAGAAGGAAGGAGATTGCCGTGTACACTAACCAATTAACTGAGATTAAATTACTCGTAATTAGAATGTGACGACTCATCTCGGGACTGAGTCAGATTCAAgaactgaaattgaaaacctgGAATATTATCATAGAATTATAAACACGATCGCTCCAAGCGTGGATTTTAGTAGGCGTACTTCACAATTTCACATTAAAACTTTACAGAGGTTATcaaaatgttgttttatttg from Populus alba chromosome 14, ASM523922v2, whole genome shotgun sequence includes:
- the LOC118030192 gene encoding uncharacterized protein; the encoded protein is MLGSLGEEELDQMIRDYIESDQSTSPAPVSKPAPKKSQSILQDILLEATDIETQLLDKVLMYVRGMREPNSLKEWVVMRLQMDGYEASLCKTSWVYSFGHKVIQFTGDYDYIDVMIMNQNSSYKTTRLIVDMDLRSQFELARPTQTYKELINALPAVFVGSEERLDKIISLLCSAAKASLKENDLHIPPWRKAEYMQSKWFSKNCNKVSVMLNPELGSDAGEEKNSATCCPSIF